The following are from one region of the Cloacibacterium normanense genome:
- the dut gene encoding dUTP diphosphatase, translating to MTIKVINKSKHALPKYQTALSAGMDLYANISEPITLKSLERRLISTGLLISLPEGYEAQVRPRSGLALKNGITVLNTPGTIDADYRGEIGVILVNLSAEDFTINDGDRIAQMVIAKYETATWEEVNTLEETERGEGGFGSSGVAKK from the coding sequence ATGACCATAAAAGTAATCAACAAATCAAAACACGCTTTACCAAAATACCAAACTGCACTTTCTGCGGGGATGGATTTATATGCTAATATTTCTGAACCCATCACGCTGAAATCTTTAGAGAGAAGATTAATCAGCACAGGCTTATTAATTTCACTTCCAGAAGGTTACGAAGCTCAAGTAAGACCTAGAAGTGGTCTTGCTCTAAAAAACGGAATTACCGTTCTCAATACTCCAGGAACAATAGACGCTGATTATCGTGGAGAGATTGGAGTAATTTTAGTAAATTTATCGGCCGAAGATTTCACCATCAATGATGGCGATAGAATCGCTCAAATGGTTATTGCTAAATACGAAACCGCAACTTGGGAAGAAGTAAACACTTTAGAAGAAACAGAACGCGGAGAAGGTGGTTTTGGCAGTTCTGGAGTCGCTAAAAAATAA
- a CDS encoding sugar phosphate nucleotidyltransferase: MKIIVPMAGRGSRLRPHTLTVPKPLIPIAGKPIVQRLVEDIAKVAGENIDEIAFIIGDFGPEVEQSLIEIAEKLGAKGSVYTQDEPLGTAHAIKCAEQSMQGDVVVAFADTLFRADFKLDTNSDGVIWVKKVADPSAFGVVKLDDYGFITDFVEKPQTFVSDLAIIGIYYFKSAEKLMEEINYIMSNDIKVGSEYQLTTALENLRQKGAKFSLGKVDDWMDCGNKNATVETNGKILQYEKEEFANFPASAEIENSLIIPPCFIGENVKIKNSKIGPYVSLGNGTCIENSNIENSLIQEKTVINHGNLSNSMIGSNAQYFGVSREISLGDYSVLDFLSKGND, encoded by the coding sequence ATGAAAATAATAGTTCCAATGGCAGGACGTGGTTCTAGATTAAGACCACACACACTTACCGTTCCAAAACCATTAATTCCTATTGCAGGAAAACCAATTGTACAAAGATTAGTAGAAGATATCGCAAAAGTAGCTGGCGAAAATATAGATGAAATAGCATTTATCATAGGAGATTTCGGGCCAGAAGTAGAACAATCTTTGATAGAAATTGCAGAAAAACTAGGAGCAAAAGGAAGCGTTTATACGCAAGACGAACCTCTAGGAACAGCTCACGCTATAAAATGTGCAGAACAATCAATGCAAGGAGACGTAGTCGTAGCATTTGCAGACACACTTTTCCGTGCCGATTTTAAATTAGACACCAATTCTGATGGGGTAATTTGGGTGAAAAAAGTAGCTGATCCATCTGCTTTTGGTGTTGTAAAATTAGACGATTATGGCTTCATCACTGACTTTGTAGAAAAACCACAAACTTTCGTTTCTGATTTAGCGATTATTGGAATTTATTATTTCAAGTCTGCAGAAAAATTGATGGAAGAAATTAACTATATCATGAGTAATGATATAAAAGTAGGTAGTGAATATCAATTGACTACCGCTCTGGAAAATCTTCGTCAAAAAGGAGCTAAATTCTCTCTAGGAAAAGTAGATGATTGGATGGATTGCGGCAATAAAAATGCAACCGTAGAAACCAATGGTAAAATCCTTCAATACGAAAAAGAAGAATTTGCAAATTTCCCAGCATCAGCAGAAATAGAAAACAGCCTTATCATTCCGCCATGTTTTATCGGGGAAAATGTAAAAATTAAAAATTCTAAAATTGGGCCTTATGTTTCTTTAGGAAATGGAACTTGCATAGAAAACTCTAATATAGAAAATTCTTTGATTCAAGAGAAAACAGTCATCAATCATGGTAATTTAAGCAACTCTATGATTGGTAGTAACGCACAGTACTTTGGCGTTTCTAGAGAAATTTCATTAGGAGATTATTCGGTGCTAGATTTTTTATCAAAAGGAAATGATTAA
- a CDS encoding DUF4292 domain-containing protein — translation MKNYILILISSLALLSCKARKTVEQTPAPVENVSSNKAFFEKITKKDAFESLKITSKVNAETDRFIPTIDGTFYIENNQKIWANFSFLFMSQARANITPAGIKAYEKINKTYIDSNFDYINNLLKVNFIDYSALQNLLLGKTFIPVNEKDYTFLQNENGYLLNSAKNQIITVNGKTSEYKTSLEYSHELALKKVFLQDIKNNNSLEVSYNDYEIFGSQKLPKSVKIIIKAQKTDQILIENTKFEFLKMETPFSIPTNYTKTEIK, via the coding sequence ATGAAAAATTATATACTTATCCTTATTTCATCATTAGCTTTATTATCTTGTAAAGCTAGAAAAACCGTAGAACAAACTCCAGCTCCTGTAGAAAATGTAAGTTCTAATAAAGCTTTTTTCGAAAAAATTACTAAAAAAGATGCTTTTGAGAGTTTAAAAATCACTAGCAAAGTCAATGCGGAGACAGACAGATTTATCCCAACTATTGATGGAACATTTTATATAGAAAATAACCAAAAAATTTGGGCAAATTTTTCATTCCTTTTTATGTCTCAAGCAAGAGCCAATATTACACCTGCCGGAATCAAAGCCTACGAAAAGATAAATAAGACGTATATTGATTCTAATTTTGACTACATCAATAATCTTTTGAAAGTTAATTTCATAGATTACAGTGCTTTACAAAATTTACTTCTCGGTAAAACCTTCATTCCTGTTAATGAAAAAGATTATACTTTTTTGCAAAATGAAAACGGTTATTTGCTAAATTCTGCTAAAAACCAAATTATCACGGTAAATGGCAAAACCAGCGAATACAAAACTTCACTAGAATATTCTCATGAATTGGCTTTAAAAAAGGTATTTTTACAAGACATAAAGAACAACAATAGCCTAGAAGTGAGCTATAATGATTATGAAATTTTCGGTTCACAAAAACTCCCAAAAAGTGTTAAAATAATTATAAAAGCACAGAAAACAGACCAAATTTTAATAGAAAATACGAAATTTGAATTTTTGAAGATGGAAACTCCTTTTTCCATTCCTACTAATTATACAAAGACAGAAATTAAATGA
- a CDS encoding murein hydrolase activator EnvC family protein: MMHKKLSLLLGLLAFSIFFSQQGRKEQLQKQNSELKKQIAAINATLAKARGEAKLSLAYLNDVNKKIALREKVYNNTQKEKRFIEDDIYLRQLEINKFNRELKVLRKEYADILVKAYKNKGVQNKVTFILSSRDLGEALRRVQYIKQYGEYQDKKAAEINQKATQIKKSIGLKQKSVKEKENLLNKQKQELAVIQVERKQKEVLLEEFKKNETKLVAELRTKQAENKKVENAIRNLINEEIKAAKAKAEADKKAEAERIRLAKIAAEKEKAKIDAENKAKADALALVKKKAEEEERKATKLAREKAEAERVAKEKNDAEKIAKAEKEKKESEEKANAAKAKADEARNASKALADKTDKEKAAVEEKKMKDFGVGAITAGSNFAANKGKMSFPVPSGQVTERFGRQPHPVFKGITIENNGIKVVVPNGTRARCVFPGVVSNILVSGGAKTVLVKHGDYFSIYGNLDNVNVAKNQQVSAGTTIGSIGTDFDGNFALDFQIWNGANPVNPLDWVSY, from the coding sequence ATGATGCATAAGAAACTGAGTTTATTATTAGGATTACTAGCCTTTAGCATTTTCTTTTCTCAACAAGGAAGAAAAGAACAACTGCAAAAACAAAATTCAGAGCTCAAAAAACAAATTGCTGCCATTAATGCTACTCTTGCAAAAGCCAGAGGAGAAGCAAAATTATCTCTTGCTTACCTTAATGATGTCAATAAAAAAATTGCGCTCCGAGAAAAAGTTTATAATAACACTCAGAAAGAGAAAAGATTCATAGAAGATGACATCTATCTCCGTCAGTTAGAAATCAATAAATTTAACCGTGAACTGAAAGTTCTTCGCAAAGAATATGCTGATATTCTAGTAAAAGCTTACAAGAACAAAGGCGTTCAGAACAAAGTTACTTTCATTCTTTCTTCTAGAGATTTAGGTGAAGCATTGAGAAGAGTTCAATACATCAAGCAATACGGAGAATATCAAGATAAAAAAGCTGCCGAGATTAATCAAAAAGCTACTCAAATCAAAAAATCAATCGGTTTAAAGCAAAAATCTGTAAAAGAAAAGGAAAACCTTCTTAATAAACAAAAACAAGAACTCGCTGTAATTCAAGTAGAAAGAAAACAAAAAGAAGTACTTTTAGAAGAATTTAAGAAAAACGAGACAAAACTGGTTGCAGAACTTAGAACCAAGCAAGCAGAAAATAAAAAGGTAGAAAATGCCATCAGAAATCTCATCAATGAAGAGATAAAAGCGGCCAAAGCTAAAGCTGAAGCAGATAAAAAAGCAGAAGCAGAAAGAATAAGACTAGCAAAAATTGCAGCTGAAAAAGAAAAAGCAAAAATAGACGCTGAGAATAAAGCGAAAGCTGATGCTCTTGCTCTTGTGAAGAAAAAAGCGGAAGAAGAGGAAAGAAAAGCTACAAAACTTGCCCGTGAAAAAGCGGAAGCAGAAAGAGTTGCCAAAGAAAAAAATGATGCCGAAAAAATAGCAAAAGCAGAAAAAGAGAAAAAAGAGTCTGAAGAAAAAGCAAATGCTGCTAAAGCAAAAGCTGATGAAGCGAGAAATGCATCAAAAGCATTAGCAGATAAAACAGATAAAGAAAAAGCAGCTGTAGAAGAGAAAAAAATGAAAGACTTCGGAGTGGGAGCAATTACCGCAGGAAGTAACTTCGCAGCGAATAAAGGAAAAATGTCTTTCCCTGTTCCTTCTGGTCAGGTTACCGAACGATTTGGCAGACAACCGCACCCAGTTTTCAAAGGAATTACTATTGAAAATAACGGAATAAAAGTGGTAGTTCCAAACGGAACGAGAGCAAGATGTGTATTCCCAGGTGTTGTGAGCAACATTTTGGTAAGTGGTGGCGCAAAAACTGTATTGGTTAAACATGGAGACTACTTCAGTATCTATGGAAACTTGGATAATGTAAACGTTGCCAAGAACCAACAAGTCTCTGCAGGAACGACAATTGGAAGCATCGGAACTGATTTTGACGGGAATTTCGCCCTTGATTTTCAAATTTGGAATGGAGCCAATCCAGTTAATCCATTAGATTGGGTTTCGTATTAA
- a CDS encoding twin-arginine translocase TatA/TatE family subunit, with amino-acid sequence MISPIIILSLSWQHILIVAIVLLLLFGGKKIPELMRGVGSGIKEFKDAVKEDEKKPEDKSQNPS; translated from the coding sequence ATGATTTCACCAATTATTATACTATCACTTTCTTGGCAGCATATCCTAATTGTTGCTATCGTACTTTTATTACTTTTCGGAGGTAAAAAAATTCCTGAATTAATGAGAGGAGTTGGTAGCGGAATTAAAGAATTTAAAGACGCTGTAAAAGAAGACGAAAAAAAACCAGAAGATAAATCTCAAAATCCTTCTTAA
- a CDS encoding DUF4254 domain-containing protein gives MSFTEHAWNIFNKSVEDYHLHDNVDFPINNPFENGSLEHLLYTKNWIDTVQWHLEDIIRDENIDPVEALQLKRTIDASNQKRTDLVEYIDSYFFQKYQNITPKSDAKINTETVAWAIDRFSILVLKVYHMNQEATRESATEEHRAKCTEKLNVLLEQKKDLSQAIDQLLLDIENGDVKMKVYKQMKMYNDESLNPILYQKSNS, from the coding sequence ATGTCTTTTACCGAACACGCATGGAATATCTTCAACAAATCTGTTGAAGATTATCATTTACATGATAATGTAGACTTCCCAATCAATAATCCATTCGAAAATGGCAGTTTGGAACACCTTTTGTATACTAAGAATTGGATAGATACCGTACAATGGCATTTAGAAGATATCATTAGAGACGAAAATATTGATCCGGTAGAAGCACTACAATTGAAAAGAACAATTGATGCTTCTAACCAGAAAAGAACTGATTTGGTGGAATACATTGACAGTTATTTTTTCCAAAAATATCAAAATATCACGCCTAAATCAGACGCTAAAATCAATACAGAAACGGTAGCTTGGGCAATTGATAGATTTTCGATTCTTGTTTTGAAAGTTTATCACATGAACCAAGAAGCTACTAGAGAATCTGCCACAGAAGAACATAGAGCAAAATGTACAGAAAAACTCAATGTACTTCTAGAACAGAAAAAAGATTTAAGCCAAGCGATTGATCAATTACTTTTAGATATAGAAAACGGTGATGTTAAGATGAAGGTATACAAACAAATGAAAATGTATAATGACGAAAGTCTTAACCCTATCCTTTATCAAAAATCTAATTCATAA
- the ribA gene encoding GTP cyclohydrolase II: protein MITLQAESLVPTDFGNFRVMAFSDSEKDWMPHIALVAENTDFSKPINVRFHSECITGEVFHSKKCECGQQLDAAMKFIQENGGIIVYLRQEGRNIGIINKLKAYALQEKGLDTVQANLQLGLPADDRDFNVAIEILKLLDVKEINLLTNNPDKIKFVENSEIHLNKRIPLQMEANENSKEYLKTKKEYFGHLLDDETEK, encoded by the coding sequence ATGATAACATTACAGGCAGAATCATTAGTTCCTACCGATTTTGGAAACTTTAGAGTAATGGCTTTTTCGGATAGTGAAAAAGACTGGATGCCTCATATCGCTTTGGTTGCAGAAAACACAGATTTTTCTAAACCTATTAATGTTCGTTTTCACTCAGAATGTATTACTGGAGAAGTTTTCCATTCTAAAAAATGTGAATGCGGACAGCAGTTAGATGCAGCCATGAAATTTATTCAAGAAAACGGAGGTATCATCGTTTATCTTCGTCAAGAAGGTAGAAATATTGGTATTATCAATAAGCTTAAAGCTTACGCATTACAAGAAAAAGGATTAGATACCGTTCAAGCGAATCTTCAATTAGGTCTTCCTGCAGATGATAGAGATTTTAATGTAGCGATTGAAATTTTAAAATTATTAGACGTAAAAGAAATCAATCTTTTAACGAATAATCCTGATAAAATAAAATTTGTAGAAAACAGTGAAATTCATCTCAACAAAAGAATTCCACTTCAGATGGAAGCCAATGAAAACAGCAAAGAATATCTGAAAACTAAAAAAGAATATTTCGGGCATCTTCTAGATGACGAAACAGAAAAATAA
- the deoD gene encoding purine-nucleoside phosphorylase, giving the protein MSVHISAKKGEIAKTVLQPGDPLRAKYIADNFLEDVKLVSKTRNIFYFTGLYKGKEISVGASGMGVPSIGIYSYELFTEYDVDTIIRIGTCGGYTTDLNVFDLINVDGAASESTYAKFAWEMDEEIMYHQGKAFDVINETAKELALETKAANIHTSDVFYRKTPEIPAIAEKYNCPAVEMEAFALFANAKHLGKNAASILTVSDIIPTGEEISADQRETALRTMMTLALESGIKL; this is encoded by the coding sequence ATGAGTGTTCACATCAGTGCCAAAAAAGGCGAAATTGCAAAAACGGTATTACAGCCAGGAGATCCTTTAAGAGCTAAATACATCGCAGATAATTTTCTAGAAGATGTAAAATTGGTAAGCAAGACCAGAAATATATTTTATTTTACAGGTTTGTATAAAGGAAAAGAAATTTCTGTTGGTGCAAGTGGAATGGGAGTGCCAAGTATTGGGATTTATTCTTACGAATTATTTACAGAATATGATGTAGATACCATTATCAGAATTGGGACTTGTGGTGGTTATACTACAGATCTTAATGTTTTTGACCTGATCAATGTAGATGGAGCAGCAAGTGAATCTACTTATGCTAAATTTGCTTGGGAAATGGATGAAGAAATCATGTATCACCAAGGAAAAGCCTTTGATGTAATTAATGAAACGGCTAAAGAATTAGCTCTTGAAACTAAAGCAGCTAATATTCACACCAGTGATGTTTTTTATAGAAAAACACCAGAAATTCCTGCCATTGCAGAGAAATATAATTGTCCAGCAGTAGAAATGGAAGCTTTCGCACTTTTTGCTAATGCAAAACATTTAGGGAAAAATGCAGCATCGATTTTGACGGTTTCAGATATTATTCCAACAGGTGAAGAAATTTCTGCAGATCAAAGAGAAACTGCTCTTAGAACCATGATGACTCTAGCTCTAGAAAGTGGAATTAAACTTTAA
- a CDS encoding alpha/beta hydrolase family esterase produces MKNTIFAFLLIFSLKLFAQTEKFYQINGVERKALFFEPKINSEKIPVVFVFHGHGGNAKHASRNLNFHQNFPEALVIYMQGIPGVTNSIVDKEGKYNGWQMNPDELQNRDVKFFDEVFSQISKNYNLDFDRIYAVGHSNGSRFVNVLWKMRPEKFAAFVTVAGPGGIWLKYAPQKSVWISFGKNDKIVPYKIQKFSSKQYLKAFKADENSAQTNGEITYYKTSENKEIIIEDRNAGHEFPQNSIPKMVEFLKRNHR; encoded by the coding sequence ATGAAAAACACAATCTTCGCTTTCTTATTGATTTTCAGCCTAAAACTATTCGCCCAAACTGAAAAATTTTATCAAATTAATGGCGTAGAAAGAAAAGCACTTTTTTTTGAGCCCAAAATAAATTCAGAAAAAATTCCAGTGGTTTTTGTTTTTCACGGTCATGGTGGAAATGCGAAACACGCCAGTAGAAATCTTAATTTTCATCAAAATTTCCCCGAAGCGTTAGTCATTTATATGCAAGGAATTCCCGGAGTTACCAATTCTATTGTAGACAAAGAAGGAAAATATAACGGTTGGCAAATGAATCCAGACGAATTACAAAACCGAGATGTAAAGTTTTTTGATGAAGTTTTTTCTCAAATTTCTAAAAATTACAACCTTGATTTCGATAGAATTTACGCAGTTGGTCATTCTAATGGTTCTAGATTTGTAAATGTTTTATGGAAAATGCGACCAGAAAAATTTGCTGCTTTTGTTACTGTTGCTGGTCCCGGTGGAATTTGGCTAAAATATGCACCACAAAAATCCGTTTGGATCAGTTTTGGAAAAAACGATAAAATTGTACCTTATAAAATTCAAAAATTTTCTTCAAAACAATATTTAAAAGCATTTAAAGCTGACGAAAATTCTGCTCAAACAAATGGCGAAATTACTTATTATAAAACTTCTGAAAACAAAGAAATTATCATAGAAGACCGAAATGCAGGACACGAATTTCCACAAAATTCTATTCCCAAAATGGTAGAATTTTTGAAAAGAAATCACAGATGA
- a CDS encoding glycoside hydrolase family 3 protein produces MKFIKNIFTYLFILIFANLSAQYFPKNAPKNLEQKAKKYADSLYQQLSLDEKIGQLYIVALYNNRGEEEIQKIRNLVEKEKIGGLILMQDNAEKHIQLLNEFQGKSKVKMMIGIDGEWGLFQRFPAAHKFPWAMTLGAIQDNSLIYEMTSKIAEDCKRMGIYWDFAPVVDVNTNPANPIIGNRSFGSDINNVIAKGLAYAQGLQDNGVLASMKHFPGHGDTDTDSHLDLPVVSHNLERLNAVELAPFKALLDKKIGGVMVAHLYVPALEKQSGIPASVSYEVITNLLKKSYQYNGLIITDALNMNAVAKKFPAGELDLRAFKAGNDIMLFSQDVPNGKALIKSALEKGEISEKRLAESVKKILRTKYLLGLQNLKSINSENINEDLNNASHAELSEKLYSNAITLLKDEKNLLPLSCSKTYYYLPLEEAPFQTFVENLNLGTTAKVISKNEIAQIPENSTVIVGFHKDNSTAYKSYKISQESKDILAELSKKQNIILDVFGSPYALKDVDISKISTVLVSYENNDLSMKASAKALLGKTKISGKLPVIVNENLKAGSGIEK; encoded by the coding sequence ATGAAATTCATCAAAAATATATTCACTTATTTATTCATATTAATTTTCGCTAATCTTTCGGCTCAATATTTCCCCAAAAATGCTCCAAAAAATTTAGAGCAAAAAGCCAAAAAATATGCTGATTCTCTGTATCAACAATTGTCTTTAGACGAAAAAATAGGTCAATTATACATTGTAGCTTTGTACAATAATCGTGGAGAAGAAGAAATTCAAAAAATTAGAAATCTCGTAGAAAAAGAAAAAATCGGTGGATTGATTCTCATGCAAGACAACGCCGAAAAACACATCCAATTGCTGAATGAATTTCAAGGGAAATCTAAAGTAAAAATGATGATTGGCATTGATGGAGAATGGGGATTGTTCCAAAGATTTCCTGCCGCACATAAATTTCCTTGGGCTATGACTTTGGGCGCCATTCAAGACAATTCTTTGATTTACGAAATGACTTCTAAAATTGCTGAAGATTGTAAAAGAATGGGCATTTATTGGGATTTCGCGCCAGTTGTAGATGTGAATACCAACCCTGCAAACCCTATTATTGGCAACAGAAGTTTTGGGTCAGACATTAATAATGTGATTGCCAAAGGTTTGGCTTATGCACAAGGTTTGCAAGACAATGGCGTTCTCGCTTCTATGAAACATTTCCCTGGTCATGGCGATACAGATACCGATTCTCATTTAGATTTACCGGTAGTTTCACACAATTTAGAAAGATTAAATGCTGTAGAATTAGCTCCTTTCAAAGCTTTGCTTGATAAAAAAATTGGTGGAGTTATGGTTGCACATTTATATGTTCCTGCTCTAGAAAAACAATCGGGAATTCCCGCTTCGGTTTCTTATGAAGTCATTACCAATTTGCTCAAAAAATCTTATCAATACAATGGTTTAATTATTACTGATGCTTTGAATATGAATGCTGTAGCGAAAAAATTCCCTGCAGGTGAATTAGATTTGAGAGCTTTCAAAGCGGGAAATGACATTATGCTTTTTTCACAAGACGTTCCGAACGGAAAAGCATTGATAAAATCTGCTTTAGAAAAAGGTGAAATCTCCGAAAAACGCCTCGCTGAAAGTGTAAAGAAAATTTTGAGAACCAAATATTTATTAGGACTTCAAAATTTAAAATCCATAAATTCTGAAAATATTAATGAAGATTTAAACAACGCTTCTCACGCAGAACTTTCAGAAAAATTATATTCCAACGCAATAACTTTATTGAAAGACGAAAAAAATCTTTTGCCTTTAAGTTGTAGCAAAACCTATTATTATCTTCCTTTGGAAGAAGCGCCGTTTCAGACTTTTGTAGAAAATTTAAATTTAGGAACTACCGCAAAAGTGATTTCAAAAAATGAAATTGCTCAAATTCCAGAAAATTCTACGGTGATTGTTGGTTTTCACAAAGACAATTCTACGGCTTACAAATCGTATAAAATTTCACAGGAAAGCAAAGATATTTTAGCTGAATTAAGCAAAAAACAAAATATAATTTTAGATGTTTTTGGTTCGCCTTATGCATTGAAAGATGTTGATATTTCTAAAATTTCTACGGTTTTGGTAAGTTATGAAAACAATGATTTATCGATGAAAGCATCTGCAAAAGCACTTTTAGGAAAAACAAAAATTTCTGGAAAGTTACCAGTGATTGTCAATGAAAATTTGAAAGCAGGAAGCGGAATTGAGAAATAA
- the bshA gene encoding N-acetyl-alpha-D-glucosaminyl L-malate synthase BshA, which produces MKIGILCYPTYGGSGIVATELGMSLAKKGYEVHFISSELPARLDMTDPNIFFHKVNVQTYPLFKHQPFDIALSSTIYQVVKLYKLDILHAHYAIPYAYAAFFAKQMLKEENADIPLVTTLHGTDITLVGQHPSYKHAVEFSINQSDKITTVSESLKSDTLKFFKITKEIEVITNFIDNTEFEDLKTCQRNHFANEDEKILIHVSNLRPVKRIKDVLDIFNKVEKSVKSKLLILGDGPDVEVINEFINENPHLINKIKLLGKVDNLYQILKFADVFLLPSEQESFGLAALEAMAAETPVISSNAGGIPEVNIQGETGFLAEVGNVEAMASYAIKLLSDDKLLAEIKTKAKARALEFDLVNILPIYEKMYEETLAEFHKMA; this is translated from the coding sequence ATGAAAATAGGAATCCTTTGTTATCCAACATATGGTGGTAGCGGAATCGTAGCCACAGAACTCGGAATGTCTCTTGCCAAAAAAGGTTATGAAGTGCACTTTATTTCATCTGAATTACCTGCAAGATTAGACATGACAGACCCAAACATTTTCTTTCACAAAGTAAATGTACAAACCTATCCTTTGTTTAAACATCAACCGTTTGACATTGCGCTTTCTTCCACGATTTATCAAGTGGTGAAATTATATAAATTAGATATTTTACATGCGCATTACGCCATTCCTTATGCTTATGCTGCTTTTTTCGCCAAGCAAATGCTTAAAGAAGAAAACGCTGATATTCCGTTAGTTACCACACTTCACGGAACGGATATTACTTTGGTTGGTCAACACCCAAGTTACAAACATGCGGTAGAATTTTCCATCAACCAATCAGATAAAATCACTACGGTTTCTGAAAGTTTGAAAAGTGATACTTTGAAATTTTTTAAAATCACCAAAGAGATTGAAGTCATCACCAATTTCATCGACAATACAGAATTTGAAGATTTAAAAACTTGCCAAAGAAATCATTTTGCCAATGAAGATGAAAAAATTCTAATTCACGTTTCCAATCTTCGTCCAGTAAAGAGAATTAAAGATGTTTTAGACATTTTCAACAAAGTTGAGAAATCGGTAAAATCTAAATTATTGATTTTGGGAGACGGTCCAGATGTAGAAGTAATCAATGAATTTATCAATGAAAATCCGCACCTCATCAATAAAATTAAACTGCTCGGAAAAGTAGATAATTTATACCAAATTTTGAAGTTTGCAGATGTATTCTTATTGCCTTCTGAACAAGAAAGTTTCGGTTTGGCAGCATTAGAAGCAATGGCAGCAGAAACGCCAGTAATTTCGAGTAATGCAGGTGGAATACCAGAGGTAAACATCCAAGGAGAAACCGGATTTTTAGCAGAAGTAGGAAATGTAGAAGCCATGGCAAGTTATGCGATAAAATTGCTTTCAGACGATAAACTTCTCGCAGAAATTAAGACAAAAGCCAAAGCAAGAGCATTAGAATTTGACTTGGTCAATATTCTTCCGATTTATGAAAAAATGTATGAAGAAACACTAGCAGAATTTCATAAAATGGCTTAA